CATTGATCAATCGACCCAAAAATCATAGCCAGCATCATAGCAAACATCTGGATACATGTGCGCAGTAGTTGAAGCCATAAATACAGGGTCTGTTTCAGGCATGTATATGTCCTCAAATGAAAAATATGGCTGCTCCCATATGCTTTGGTTTATTTCAGAGGCGTTGGAAGAACTAAAAATGATCTCGTCCTGATCTATCATGTATTGGTTTATAACATCTTCAACTGGAGGATCAGTACAGCTTGAAGAAGAGATCACATCATTAATGGACATATATATTTGTGGTGACGTCTGTATACCGTTAAAGCCATCCATATTTGGCACTTTTGGGGAATCGCAAAGTAGGAGATCTTGATTCCCAGAAGAATCATTCTTGTTAGCTTCAACGTCCTCGGATGTTCCCACCAATTCTGATATAGTGGTTGATGACGAATTGTTCTTACTGAGCTTTTTCAGGTGGGCGTgccaataattttttatttcattgtcGGTTCTTCCAGGAAGCTTTGCTGCAATTTCAGACCATCTGAAATAAATTGAAGACAGTAAGACCGACATTATCAAGTACTGCTGCATTTTTGAACAGCcagatttttctttcttcacaATATCTTCAACATTCGGGTTTAACCGAAGTCTGAAAGCTTTTGCTTTTCCATCTTGTAGAAGCCATATATGTTGCAGTTTATCCATGTGATTTCAATCGTGAGAATTTAAGACATGCTAATTCGATTGGAAAGTTAATTTTTCATGTTAACTTCAAACTGATTCTAAAAGAATATACCAGACTTCAATCACCATTAGCAAATTATAATGCAATTTAGAAATTCACGTAATTCTGCATGTAATATCAATCATGATGAGAGTTTCAGTGTCAATTCCTTTGAAAAGACTCACACGACCTTAGATATGAAAGAGAATTGTAGGTTTGAGCtcggaaaaaacaaagaaaaagaaaaagaactttgttctctctctctctctctctctctctctctctgtgtatatatatagaattaataTATAGCGAGGTGTGCATTTAAAGAACATTGTGTATAGCTTACCGATTCCCCAGCAGTTCATGCCACTTAAGTATGGTTTCTTGGTCTTCTTGGCTGAAGTTCCCCCGCTTAATGTCGGGCCTAAGGTAATTCATCCATCGGAGCCTGCAACTTTTTCCGGATCGTGTCAAacctaaaataaaagaaagtgttaaaagataaaaatataaacaattaaATCTATTTCTTACTACCAGCTGATTTAAACTTTTCGCATAAGTAACAATTTCACATAATATCAAAACAGCTGATTTAATGTATTCATGTCGACAGGCTCGTGAATGTAAGGACGCTAAAACAAATAATACTGCATGCAGACACCCCGAATgttaaagctaatagaaatatatataacgTTTAAGATCATCTGCTAATTATTTCCTACCGGCAGCTTGAGGCATCTTACTCCAGTTACGAATGCCGTATTGCTTAATGTAGGCTTTCAGTTTGCGGTCTTCTTCAGGACACCATGAGGCTCTTGATGTCCCGGGCATTTTCTCACCGTCTGAAGTCTTCATGATCAATATCTGATCTAAGTATTGCTCTTATAAATAGGCCATGCAGTTCCATGAGTCAAAAACGTCGCTTTGATCAAAGTTGTGACTTTTCAAGAAACAATTAATATAAGGTCAAGCCAATATTCCGCGGACTAGGTTGTTGCAATAACAAATTAATCAAGAGGATATTACGTGGacggtgtgtatatatatatatatatatgtaggagGATATATGGCACCTAACTTCATTATTTAATGGAAGTTAATATATGTCCAAAAATACAGTAATCATGATTGGACTTAAAAcattagtaaaatttttaattaaggtAATATTCCCAAAATATAACATTAATATAACTAAGATACCTACGTACCAGTTTTATACTGATTGTGGGTCGATCCCAAGAAAGAAATCATGATCGATCCATAAATAATG
This genomic interval from Carya illinoinensis cultivar Pawnee chromosome 10, C.illinoinensisPawnee_v1, whole genome shotgun sequence contains the following:
- the LOC122278547 gene encoding transcription factor MYB14-like — protein: MKTSDGEKMPGTSRASWCPEEDRKLKAYIKQYGIRNWSKMPQAAGLTRSGKSCRLRWMNYLRPDIKRGNFSQEDQETILKWHELLGNRWSEIAAKLPGRTDNEIKNYWHAHLKKLSKNNSSSTTISELVGTSEDVEANKNDSSGNQDLLLCDSPKVPNMDGFNGIQTSPQIYMSINDVISSSSCTDPPVEDVINQYMIDQDEIIFSSSNASEINQSIWEQPYFSFEDIYMPETDPVFMASTTAHMYPDVCYDAGYDFWVD